Proteins from a genomic interval of Mycolicibacterium grossiae:
- a CDS encoding enoyl-CoA hydratase/isomerase family protein encodes MVNVDVTDGLAVITIDRPHARNAISLTTMDRLDDALDAVAGARALVIKGAGDKAFVSGGDLKELAALRTEEDAAGMAWRMRRVCDRIAAFPGPTLAALNGHALGGGAEVAVAADIRLAADDVKIGFNQVALEIMPAWGGAERLSALVGKSRALLLAGTGAILDAAEAERVGLVQRVVPRGAFEAEWRSVAAQLAHPAASEIKRVVGGTTTEDAVAAFARLWVSDAHWEAADKVLKRVR; translated from the coding sequence ATGGTGAACGTGGACGTGACCGACGGGCTCGCCGTCATCACCATCGACCGCCCGCACGCCCGCAACGCGATCTCGCTCACCACGATGGATCGGCTGGACGACGCACTGGACGCCGTGGCCGGTGCCCGTGCGCTGGTCATCAAGGGCGCCGGCGACAAGGCGTTCGTCTCCGGCGGCGACCTCAAGGAGCTGGCCGCGCTGCGTACCGAGGAGGACGCCGCGGGAATGGCGTGGCGCATGCGTCGCGTGTGCGACCGCATCGCGGCCTTTCCCGGCCCGACGCTGGCCGCACTCAACGGGCACGCGCTGGGCGGGGGCGCGGAGGTCGCGGTGGCCGCCGACATCCGCCTCGCCGCCGACGACGTCAAGATCGGCTTCAACCAGGTGGCACTGGAGATCATGCCCGCCTGGGGCGGCGCCGAACGGCTGTCGGCCCTGGTCGGCAAGAGCCGGGCGCTGCTACTCGCCGGGACCGGCGCCATCCTCGACGCCGCGGAGGCCGAACGCGTGGGCCTCGTTCAGCGGGTCGTGCCGCGCGGCGCCTTCGAGGCCGAATGGCGTTCCGTGGCAGCCCAGTTGGCGCATCCGGCCGCCAGCGAGATCAAGCGCGTCGTCGGCGGAACCACCACCGAGGACGCCGTGGCGGCGTTCGCCCGGCTGTGGGTCTCCGATGCGCACTGGGAGGCTGCGGACAAGGTGCTCAAGCGGGTCCGGTGA
- a CDS encoding amidohydrolase family protein, which translates to MGQLSHRVDIPFPLFDADNHLYEPPEAMTKYLPKEYKDVVQYVEINGRTKIALKGQISNYIPNPTFSVVAKPGAWEEYFKFGNPDGKSKRELFGEPMKAIPAFFEPEPRIKVMDELGVDRSLMFPTLASLIEERLSDDPVAIHVIIHALNEWLHEVWGFNYQNRIFTTPVITLPIVEKAIEELEWAVKRGARAILIRPAPVPGFRGPRSFALPEFDPFWERCVEHDIFVGMHSSDSGYSRYTSEWDGAAQEMLPFQTNAMSILNEWRPIQDAVASWVIHGALFRFPKLKVGIVEAGSKWMFPLLDSMAEVYKKAPEAFLGNPMEEIKNRIYVSPFYEEGIDDLINLIGVDQVLYGSDWPHPEGLAEPTHYVTALEHLAVEDQAKIMGGNLGRLVTT; encoded by the coding sequence ATGGGCCAGCTGTCGCACCGCGTCGACATTCCGTTTCCGCTCTTCGATGCGGACAACCACCTGTACGAGCCGCCCGAGGCGATGACCAAGTACCTCCCGAAGGAGTACAAGGACGTCGTTCAGTACGTCGAGATCAACGGGCGCACCAAGATCGCGCTCAAGGGGCAGATCAGCAACTACATCCCGAACCCGACGTTCTCCGTCGTCGCCAAGCCCGGTGCGTGGGAGGAGTACTTCAAGTTCGGCAACCCCGACGGCAAGAGCAAGCGCGAGCTGTTCGGCGAGCCGATGAAGGCGATCCCGGCGTTCTTCGAACCCGAGCCGCGCATCAAGGTGATGGACGAACTCGGCGTCGACCGCAGCCTGATGTTCCCGACGCTGGCGAGCCTCATCGAGGAGCGGCTGAGCGATGACCCGGTCGCCATCCACGTCATCATCCACGCCCTCAACGAATGGCTGCACGAGGTCTGGGGCTTCAACTACCAGAACCGCATCTTCACCACCCCGGTGATCACGCTGCCCATCGTGGAGAAGGCGATCGAAGAGCTGGAGTGGGCGGTCAAGCGCGGTGCCCGCGCCATCCTCATCCGGCCCGCCCCGGTCCCCGGCTTCCGCGGCCCGCGGTCGTTCGCCCTGCCGGAGTTCGACCCGTTCTGGGAGCGCTGCGTCGAGCACGACATCTTCGTCGGCATGCACTCCTCGGACAGCGGCTACTCGCGCTACACCTCGGAGTGGGACGGCGCGGCGCAGGAGATGTTGCCGTTCCAGACCAACGCGATGTCGATCCTCAACGAGTGGCGGCCGATTCAGGACGCGGTGGCCTCCTGGGTCATCCACGGTGCGCTGTTCCGCTTCCCGAAGCTCAAGGTCGGCATCGTCGAGGCCGGCTCGAAGTGGATGTTCCCGCTGCTCGACTCCATGGCGGAGGTCTACAAGAAGGCCCCCGAGGCCTTCCTGGGCAACCCGATGGAGGAGATCAAGAACCGCATCTACGTCAGCCCGTTCTACGAGGAGGGCATCGACGACCTGATCAACCTGATCGGCGTCGACCAGGTGCTGTACGGGTCGGACTGGCCGCACCCCGAGGGGCTCGCGGAGCCGACGCACTACGTGACGGCCCTGGAGCACCTCGCCGTGGAGGACCAGGCGAAGATCATGGGCGGGAACCTGGGGCGTCTCGTCACGACCTGA
- a CDS encoding AMP-binding protein, which produces MRRIPEDLVARYEAEGWWTAETLGDLIAGGLRAAPDATFAVHSDIRPFRGTCGEVDHLARRLAAGLHARGVVPGDVVAMQLPNWREAAVTFWAAAYLGAVVVPIVHFYGRKELAHIIGTAAPKVFVTTERFGRMTFHPDLCADVPIVALVGARTAVEDAGAVEDFDALLAAEPLTEVVPTDPASPALIAFTSGTTRDPKGVIHSHQTLNCETRQLLANYPPDRGRQLTATPVGHFIGMLGAFLIPVLEGTAIDLCDVWDPGRVLALMSSDGLSIGGGPPYFLTSLMDHPDFTSDHMRLITTAGLGGSTVPAAVTRRLSDRGVLVFRSYGSTEHPSITGSSPYAPEDKRLYTDGNPRPGVEIRLTEEGEILSRGPDLCLGYTDPELTATAFDDEGWYHTGDVGVLDEDGYLTITDRKADVIIRGGENISALEVEEVLLAMPEVAEAVVVAAPDERLGEHVAAVLRLRSGADLPSLDAVRNHFERAGIARQKWPEELHEVTDYPRTASGKVQKYVIRHGLWAGPVNPSREVTGNPVVAAPTK; this is translated from the coding sequence ATGCGGAGGATCCCCGAGGACCTCGTGGCCCGGTACGAGGCCGAGGGCTGGTGGACCGCCGAAACCCTGGGCGACCTGATCGCCGGTGGCCTGCGGGCCGCGCCCGACGCGACGTTCGCGGTGCATTCCGACATCCGCCCGTTCCGGGGCACCTGCGGTGAGGTCGACCACCTGGCGCGTCGGCTGGCCGCGGGTCTGCACGCCCGCGGCGTCGTCCCCGGCGACGTGGTCGCGATGCAACTGCCGAACTGGCGAGAGGCGGCCGTCACGTTCTGGGCGGCGGCCTACCTCGGCGCGGTCGTGGTGCCCATCGTGCACTTCTACGGCCGCAAGGAACTCGCCCACATCATCGGCACGGCGGCGCCGAAGGTCTTCGTCACCACCGAGCGGTTCGGCCGCATGACGTTTCACCCGGACCTGTGCGCCGACGTCCCCATCGTCGCGCTGGTCGGCGCGCGGACCGCCGTCGAGGACGCCGGGGCCGTCGAGGACTTCGACGCGTTGCTCGCCGCCGAGCCGTTGACCGAGGTGGTGCCGACTGACCCCGCCTCACCGGCGCTCATCGCCTTCACCTCCGGGACCACGCGCGACCCCAAGGGCGTCATCCACAGCCACCAGACGCTCAACTGCGAGACCCGGCAACTGCTGGCCAACTATCCGCCGGACCGGGGACGGCAGCTCACCGCGACGCCCGTCGGGCACTTCATCGGCATGCTCGGCGCATTCCTCATCCCGGTCCTGGAGGGCACGGCCATCGACCTGTGCGACGTGTGGGACCCGGGGCGGGTGCTCGCGCTGATGTCGTCGGACGGCCTCTCGATCGGCGGCGGTCCGCCGTACTTCCTGACCAGCCTCATGGACCACCCCGACTTCACGTCCGACCACATGCGGCTCATCACGACGGCCGGACTGGGCGGTTCGACGGTGCCCGCCGCGGTGACGCGTCGGCTGTCCGACCGCGGCGTGCTGGTTTTCCGGTCCTACGGCAGTACCGAGCATCCGTCGATCACCGGCTCGAGCCCGTACGCGCCGGAGGACAAGCGTCTCTACACCGACGGCAACCCGCGGCCCGGCGTCGAGATCCGGCTCACCGAGGAGGGCGAGATCCTCAGTCGCGGACCGGATCTCTGCCTGGGCTACACCGACCCGGAGCTGACGGCGACTGCGTTCGACGACGAGGGCTGGTACCACACCGGCGACGTCGGCGTGCTCGACGAGGACGGTTACCTGACCATCACCGACCGCAAGGCGGACGTCATCATCCGCGGCGGCGAGAACATCAGCGCGCTCGAGGTCGAGGAGGTGCTGCTGGCGATGCCCGAGGTCGCCGAGGCCGTCGTGGTGGCCGCGCCCGACGAGCGGCTCGGCGAGCACGTCGCCGCGGTGCTGCGCCTCAGGTCTGGTGCCGACCTGCCGTCCCTGGACGCCGTCCGCAACCACTTCGAGCGGGCCGGAATCGCCCGACAGAAGTGGCCCGAGGAACTGCACGAAGTCACCGACTACCCGCGCACGGCGAGCGGCAAGGTGCAGAAGTACGTCATCCGGCACGGCCTGTGGGCCGGCCCGGTGAACCCGTCCCGCGAAGTGACCGGCAACCCGGTCGTTGCGGCACCCACCAAATGA